The Shewanella sp. KX20019 genome window below encodes:
- a CDS encoding lipid A deacylase LpxR family protein — protein sequence MTFFHINHTALNKSSVVTVLICATLSIPAQADQWYLGLDNDVVIGDDGDFSNGIVFGWQTADTNFSQPFWPLTWQKNLLFSQPSGHMQWGAKVYQRMWTPTEIKHDYAQPNERPYAGLLELESFTAVYSSQLAQKNWFGVGVMGPASGAQATQELVHKITSSTSPQGWQYQMESQLTLQLAYEADYLLTRQQAFKDSSWELSGHSYSQLGNFRSETNLGVTLRWGDDLSQSFGQLSSHQGHYGQYSTAAKESGSWTVFARAQAGYRFNDLSIDGNLPYDSYVQLKHEQAQASAGVIWAFPSWSLSWRFDFYSKEYESDSQDWHGYGVLSYSWIM from the coding sequence TTGACCTTCTTTCACATTAATCACACTGCATTGAATAAAAGCTCTGTAGTAACAGTACTGATATGTGCCACTCTCTCTATTCCCGCTCAGGCAGATCAATGGTATTTAGGCCTCGATAATGACGTAGTCATTGGTGATGACGGCGACTTCTCCAATGGCATTGTTTTTGGATGGCAGACTGCCGACACCAATTTTTCTCAACCATTTTGGCCGTTAACCTGGCAAAAAAATCTACTCTTTTCGCAACCAAGTGGACATATGCAATGGGGCGCAAAAGTATACCAACGCATGTGGACGCCCACTGAAATTAAACATGACTATGCTCAGCCTAACGAACGTCCCTATGCGGGTCTGTTAGAGCTTGAAAGCTTTACCGCTGTCTATAGCAGCCAGCTGGCGCAAAAAAACTGGTTTGGTGTGGGCGTCATGGGCCCAGCTTCCGGTGCGCAAGCAACACAGGAATTGGTACACAAAATTACCTCTTCCACATCGCCGCAGGGCTGGCAATATCAAATGGAGAGTCAACTCACGCTGCAATTGGCCTATGAAGCAGATTACCTATTAACACGGCAACAAGCTTTTAAAGACAGTAGCTGGGAGCTCAGTGGTCATAGTTATTCGCAGCTGGGTAACTTCCGCTCAGAAACCAATTTAGGAGTGACATTGCGCTGGGGGGATGATTTAAGTCAGTCTTTTGGCCAATTAAGCAGCCATCAAGGTCATTACGGCCAATATAGTACAGCAGCAAAAGAGAGCGGCAGCTGGACTGTTTTTGCACGAGCTCAGGCGGGATACCGCTTTAACGACCTCAGCATAGACGGTAATTTACCCTATGACTCATATGTGCAGCTAAAGCATGAGCAAGCACAAGCGAGTGCCGGCGTTATATGGGCATTCCCGAGCTGGTCTCTTAGTTGGCGCTTTGATTTTTATAGCAAGGAGTATGAGTCAGACTCGCAGGACTGGCATGGTTATGGGGTACTTAGCTACAGTTGGATTATGTAA
- the bshA gene encoding N-acetyl-alpha-D-glucosaminyl L-malate synthase BshA, with amino-acid sequence MSKLRIGIVCHPSIGGSGLVATELGLGLAKLGHEVHFISSVRPFKLIEDSQRLFFHSVEAINYPLFADPLYTFALTAKIVEVAEQYQLDVVHAHYSIPHSLCAYLASEISRQKFSTVTTIHGTDVTIVGQDKPLYPLNKFSIHKSTKVTTVSDYQRNYIYGHFEKDKTIEVIHNFIDLSVFTPMNADINIRRQMAMDDEKVVMHVSNFRALKNTDTVVRAFYLLLRKVNARLVLLGSGPYIDRIKQQCEKLDILQQVTFMGAVTHVETYLPNADCMIQPSYRESFSMVLLEAMACAVPTVGSNVDGVPEVVEEGVCGFMFDPDNAVGMAKAMAGILNDPDKQLQMGQAGRRRARALFSPEQKIGQYVDCYYEAIAEDDIVYPRNLGIDLQVNCK; translated from the coding sequence ATGTCAAAACTGCGCATTGGTATAGTGTGCCACCCCAGTATTGGTGGCTCGGGTTTAGTTGCAACAGAGTTGGGTCTCGGCTTAGCAAAGCTCGGTCATGAAGTTCATTTTATCTCCAGTGTTAGACCCTTCAAGCTAATTGAAGATTCTCAGCGACTCTTTTTTCATTCAGTTGAAGCTATTAACTATCCGCTTTTTGCTGATCCTCTATATACTTTTGCTTTAACGGCAAAGATTGTCGAAGTTGCAGAGCAGTATCAACTGGATGTTGTTCATGCTCACTATTCAATACCACATTCGCTATGCGCATATCTCGCCAGTGAGATAAGTCGACAAAAATTTTCTACCGTCACCACTATTCACGGTACCGATGTCACTATTGTTGGCCAAGATAAACCACTTTATCCGTTAAATAAATTCAGTATTCATAAGAGCACTAAAGTGACCACGGTTTCAGATTATCAACGTAACTATATCTATGGCCATTTTGAAAAAGACAAAACCATAGAAGTTATCCATAACTTCATTGATTTGAGTGTTTTTACTCCGATGAATGCTGACATCAATATCCGCCGACAAATGGCAATGGATGACGAAAAAGTGGTGATGCATGTATCTAATTTTAGAGCGCTTAAAAATACCGATACCGTCGTAAGGGCGTTTTACTTGCTGCTTAGAAAGGTAAATGCTCGTTTAGTGCTACTGGGAAGCGGGCCATATATCGATAGGATTAAACAGCAGTGTGAAAAACTCGATATTTTGCAGCAGGTCACTTTTATGGGGGCTGTGACGCATGTGGAGACATATCTTCCCAATGCTGACTGCATGATCCAACCAAGCTACAGAGAGTCATTTAGCATGGTATTACTCGAAGCTATGGCCTGTGCGGTACCGACTGTTGGCAGTAATGTTGATGGGGTTCCAGAGGTAGTCGAGGAGGGCGTATGCGGTTTTATGTTTGACCCTGATAATGCAGTAGGTATGGCAAAAGCAATGGCAGGTATTTTGAACGATCCAGATAAGCAACTACAGATGGGGCAAGCGGGTCGCCGCCGAGCAAGAGCATTGTTTAGCCCAGAACAAAAAATCGGCCAATACGTGGACTGCTATTACGAAGCTATCGCCGAAGATGACATCGTATATCCAAGGAATTTGGGGATAGATCTGCAGGTTAACTGCAAATAA
- the nfsA gene encoding oxygen-insensitive NADPH nitroreductase, whose product MNSTIATIMRHRSIRHYTEQAIEVEKLEQILNCALAASTSSFIQCTSIIRVSNPSLRQQLAKCAGGQDYVASAAEFLVFCADFNRHQQIHAEAQLGFTEQTLIGAVDTALMGQNALLAAQSLGLGGVFIGGIRNNPQQVTVLLELPEHVLPLFGMCLGYPAREPEPKPRLPLNIVVHQDQYQQLDRVVLAEYDQHIRDYYAARSSSTKQTSWSEHVKAALSKESRPFMKEYLNSQGFSVK is encoded by the coding sequence ATGAACTCGACAATAGCAACAATAATGCGCCACCGTTCAATACGTCATTATACTGAGCAGGCCATCGAAGTGGAGAAGCTTGAACAGATTTTAAATTGCGCGTTAGCAGCCTCTACATCGAGCTTTATTCAATGTACTAGCATTATTCGTGTCTCAAACCCATCGCTACGGCAACAGTTGGCTAAATGTGCCGGAGGCCAGGACTATGTTGCATCCGCTGCTGAGTTCTTGGTATTTTGTGCAGACTTTAATCGCCATCAACAGATCCATGCTGAAGCGCAACTCGGTTTTACTGAGCAAACCTTAATCGGTGCCGTTGATACAGCATTGATGGGACAAAATGCGTTGCTCGCAGCGCAGTCGTTAGGTTTAGGTGGAGTGTTTATTGGCGGTATTCGCAATAACCCACAGCAAGTTACCGTGTTGTTAGAGTTACCAGAGCATGTACTGCCACTATTTGGTATGTGTCTAGGCTACCCTGCAAGAGAGCCTGAGCCCAAACCACGTCTGCCACTCAATATTGTGGTGCATCAAGACCAGTATCAACAACTCGACAGAGTCGTATTGGCTGAATATGACCAACATATTCGTGACTATTATGCTGCTCGTAGTAGCAGTACCAAGCAAACCTCTTGGTCTGAACATGTTAAAGCCGCGCTGAGCAAAGAATCACGGCCCTTTATGAAAGAATATCTTAATAGCCAAGGCTTTAGCGTTAAGTGA
- a CDS encoding cation:dicarboxylate symporter family transporter: MVDKATVADSQGDSELGKELIEKPNKKMSMSTLVLLSFAAGIASGLFFGEMLAWMSVIGDAFIKLLQMTIIPYIIVSLISSLGSLTMDQAKSLGVKVGKLMLVIWMFGLLTMFLIKYTFPDWQAGEFFSLTALQDPNSINLLDIYIPSNPFFSLSNSYIPAIVLFCVATGIALISIDNKESLMRPMQLLGESFNKVTQSIVKLMPIGIFAMTAATAGTMDFEEFQKLQVYFVAHVVMTIILTYWVLPAILATITPFSYRDITGIAKDAMITAFAAGNIFIVIPLLIQRTKELFHKYNIGNQQTDDYANIIIPVVFSFPNLGKLLTIVFVLFAAWFSGKEIDFLTYLPMSINGLISLFGSVYLTIPMLLDSLELSSDLFQLYMVSSLFTSRFTSLLAAMNIFILAVGGTAMLVGIAKVSMTRLLMYSALTPVVVGVSLLASSWLLSSIVNTEYNMDEVVAQMSAAEKVPDQVTAFKWEELAEATGPRGLAAIRESGILRIGYNPIQVPFSFYNAQDQLVGFDVELMKKLAAEMEVKIAFVPYTFDNVLSAINKGQFDIAISGLQMTTKRIEYVGFTTPVLDLHYSFVVKDHRADEFKTDKMMREAGTIKIASVGTYSIMPHLEKKFPNFEFETIQSDRLFFEDDGKTWDGLMISLEAGKTWTILYPEYTTLYNREEIKSFPASYAVARDNASLQTFLNSWLAIQKSSGYVDTLYGYWILGENAKPKTPRWSVIKDVLHWVDADK, translated from the coding sequence ATGGTTGATAAAGCGACGGTTGCCGACAGTCAGGGCGATAGTGAACTCGGAAAAGAGCTTATTGAAAAGCCGAATAAAAAGATGAGCATGTCGACGTTGGTGTTATTGTCTTTTGCCGCTGGTATTGCTTCAGGGTTGTTCTTTGGTGAGATGCTAGCATGGATGTCCGTTATAGGTGATGCGTTTATTAAACTGCTTCAAATGACCATTATTCCCTATATTATTGTTTCGCTTATCTCTAGTTTAGGCAGCTTGACCATGGATCAAGCAAAGTCGCTGGGCGTTAAAGTGGGTAAGCTGATGTTGGTGATCTGGATGTTCGGTTTGCTGACGATGTTTCTGATTAAATACACCTTTCCAGACTGGCAAGCGGGTGAGTTTTTTAGTTTAACCGCGCTACAAGATCCAAACTCGATTAATCTGTTAGATATATATATTCCTTCAAATCCATTTTTCTCGCTATCAAACAGCTATATTCCAGCGATTGTATTGTTCTGTGTTGCAACTGGTATAGCACTGATCTCCATCGACAACAAAGAATCCTTGATGCGGCCAATGCAACTGCTTGGTGAGTCATTTAATAAGGTGACTCAAAGCATTGTAAAGCTGATGCCGATAGGTATTTTTGCCATGACAGCAGCCACGGCTGGCACCATGGATTTTGAAGAGTTTCAAAAGCTGCAGGTGTATTTTGTGGCGCACGTGGTGATGACTATCATTTTGACCTACTGGGTGTTACCGGCAATTCTTGCCACTATTACCCCTTTCTCATATCGTGATATTACTGGCATAGCTAAAGATGCCATGATTACTGCCTTCGCCGCCGGAAATATATTCATTGTTATTCCGCTGCTTATTCAGCGTACTAAAGAGTTATTTCATAAGTACAATATTGGCAATCAACAAACAGATGATTACGCCAATATCATTATCCCAGTGGTCTTTAGCTTTCCTAATCTTGGTAAGTTATTGACCATTGTTTTTGTCCTGTTCGCGGCGTGGTTTTCAGGTAAGGAGATAGATTTTTTAACCTATCTGCCCATGTCGATAAATGGCCTGATTAGTCTATTTGGTAGCGTATATCTAACCATACCAATGTTACTCGATTCGCTTGAGTTATCATCGGATCTATTTCAGCTTTATATGGTCTCTAGTTTGTTCACCAGCCGATTTACTTCGTTACTAGCGGCAATGAATATCTTCATTCTCGCGGTTGGAGGCACAGCTATGCTAGTCGGCATTGCTAAAGTCAGTATGACAAGGTTACTGATGTACAGCGCATTAACGCCAGTGGTCGTCGGCGTCAGTTTATTAGCGTCTAGCTGGCTGCTGAGTAGTATTGTTAATACTGAATACAACATGGATGAAGTGGTAGCGCAGATGAGTGCTGCCGAGAAGGTTCCCGATCAAGTAACTGCTTTTAAGTGGGAAGAGCTGGCGGAAGCGACAGGCCCAAGAGGCTTAGCAGCGATAAGAGAGAGTGGCATATTAAGGATCGGATATAACCCTATTCAGGTGCCGTTCTCTTTTTATAATGCGCAAGATCAACTGGTCGGTTTTGACGTTGAGTTAATGAAGAAGCTAGCAGCAGAAATGGAGGTCAAAATCGCGTTTGTCCCCTACACCTTTGACAACGTGTTGAGCGCCATCAATAAAGGGCAATTTGATATTGCCATTTCAGGGTTACAAATGACGACCAAGCGTATTGAGTACGTTGGGTTTACGACCCCTGTACTCGATCTTCACTACTCATTTGTGGTGAAAGATCATCGCGCCGATGAATTCAAAACTGACAAAATGATGCGCGAAGCCGGCACCATTAAAATAGCGTCTGTAGGTACCTATTCGATAATGCCTCACCTTGAGAAGAAGTTTCCAAATTTTGAGTTTGAAACGATTCAATCTGACCGGCTGTTCTTTGAAGATGATGGTAAAACATGGGACGGGTTAATGATCAGCCTTGAAGCGGGTAAGACCTGGACTATCTTGTATCCAGAATATACCACGCTCTATAATCGAGAAGAGATAAAATCATTCCCTGCATCATATGCAGTTGCCAGAGATAATGCCTCGTTGCAAACATTTCTCAATAGCTGGTTAGCGATCCAAAAGTCATCGGGTTATGTCGACACCTTATATGGATACTGGATTTTAGGTGAAAACGCTAAACCTAAAACCCCCCGCTGGTCTGTGATAAAAGATGTGCTGCATTGGGTTGATGCCGATAAGTAA
- a CDS encoding helix-turn-helix domain-containing protein — translation MSKMTPLVPLIKSQYAIAFIDMLKQIDDDIYPTIAKAQLPESISNIEHDYVPQLPLINLLNIIGEKAGPDKYSQLIWQACRQVFIPSYIDKIKHAKTLGQALNEFCVFFNRESTHSTVKLRHLFGRHWFVREHRFGKELLADFREHFILTFMIELVRGLTQRQWSPKEIALTIDSTGKLEKNLLINNSQFYLNRSVTGISLSSKELAQPIKLKLGWHETQTEQPLKPTLFADSLKHALKPYLGLGRLSIESAASILGIQVRTLQRRLKVENASYSNIVENILFSQASEMMTDRNIPISRIASSLGYSDLPHFSRAFKRITGLSPRAYRRQHS, via the coding sequence ATGAGTAAAATGACACCGCTGGTTCCTTTAATCAAGTCACAATATGCAATTGCTTTTATCGATATGCTTAAACAGATCGACGATGATATCTATCCCACCATTGCAAAAGCACAGTTACCTGAAAGTATCTCAAATATTGAGCATGACTATGTGCCGCAGCTCCCGCTAATCAATTTATTGAATATTATTGGAGAAAAAGCAGGGCCAGATAAGTATAGCCAGCTAATATGGCAAGCTTGCCGACAAGTATTTATTCCAAGCTACATAGATAAAATAAAGCATGCGAAAACCTTAGGGCAAGCACTCAATGAGTTCTGTGTGTTTTTCAACCGAGAATCAACTCACTCAACGGTAAAGCTGCGCCACTTGTTTGGGCGTCACTGGTTTGTACGAGAACATCGCTTTGGCAAAGAGCTGTTAGCGGATTTTAGAGAACATTTCATTCTCACTTTCATGATCGAACTGGTTCGTGGATTAACACAAAGACAATGGTCTCCTAAAGAGATTGCATTGACTATCGACAGTACAGGCAAACTAGAAAAAAACTTACTTATCAATAACTCTCAATTCTATCTCAACCGCAGCGTCACAGGCATATCGTTATCGAGTAAAGAGCTCGCACAACCTATCAAACTCAAACTGGGTTGGCATGAAACTCAAACTGAACAACCATTAAAGCCAACCCTATTTGCCGATTCATTAAAGCATGCATTAAAGCCATATTTGGGCTTGGGGAGACTCTCCATTGAGTCTGCAGCAAGCATTTTGGGGATTCAGGTAAGAACCTTACAACGTCGTTTAAAAGTAGAAAATGCAAGCTACTCTAATATCGTAGAAAACATTCTCTTTAGCCAAGCCAGTGAGATGATGACAGACAGAAATATTCCAATCAGCCGTATTGCCTCATCTTTAGGCTATTCAGACTTGCCTCACTTTTCACGTGCATTTAAGCGTATAACCGGGCTTTCGCCTCGAGCCTATCGACGACAACACAGCTAA
- a CDS encoding LruC domain-containing protein — translation MEKSKFISFSCSSPLILSLLISANVSASEPFSACPTEAFVIQKQSNTPKTFGVNLATGSYVVLSNDMGTGNAFNGVGFNYHDNYIYGWDYSNATLGKAGNDYQISALTVIKDASAATAGNFYVGDVAIAENIWYGYRKGKGLFKIPLDNPASYNMTIVPGSKENASYNITDLAFHPTDGHIYSISNGSVGKLLRIDATTGEATDLGTVITSSGSNFIFGAQFFDPNGNLYVSNNSNGNIYKVNVNDASPSTVLFAYGPASSSNDGARCALAEVIVGDSVDFGDAPDSYGTLLTSNGARHAISDELYLGASVDNESDGYASPLSDDVNDGSDDEDGVVMPTGFELGETAILLVTATGSDGYLNAWFDWNQNGNFDLEEQIILGEPLDNGLNTITVAVPSWAKEGPTWARFRLSTQQDIAATGGVGDGEVEDYAVTLTETGVTINYYPSSSTYTTLAYEDLYPDQGDFDMNDVVVQLRITEYVKDNKVRRIGFDAQLAAMGAAYHNGFAVHLPGVSSNKIKESLISWTIDDIVQLESPLEAGQTNAVFIFTQDLSDFVTLEQGCEYLRTETGCESAFRTTWSLEIPFETPVSESLIPAFPYDPFIFATPNTDHGLAAKNAVGANPGRQLEVHLKNQAPTDKFSSNYFGYREDASNPSAGQYFQNENGMAWAIEIPVDWKHPKEKERLDNAYTEFVDFAADSSGATNPTWYENANQALIFND, via the coding sequence ATGGAAAAATCAAAATTTATTTCATTTAGCTGCAGTTCACCTTTAATTCTGAGTCTGCTTATATCAGCGAATGTTAGTGCATCTGAACCCTTTAGCGCTTGTCCAACCGAAGCATTTGTCATTCAGAAGCAATCCAATACACCAAAAACCTTCGGCGTAAACCTTGCGACAGGTAGCTACGTTGTATTGTCCAATGATATGGGCACAGGCAATGCATTTAACGGTGTCGGCTTTAACTACCACGACAACTACATTTATGGCTGGGACTATTCAAACGCAACGCTTGGTAAGGCTGGCAACGACTATCAAATATCGGCTTTGACGGTAATAAAAGATGCGTCAGCTGCAACTGCAGGTAATTTTTATGTTGGTGATGTCGCTATCGCTGAAAACATCTGGTACGGCTACCGTAAAGGTAAGGGGTTATTTAAAATCCCACTCGATAACCCAGCAAGCTACAACATGACTATCGTGCCTGGCAGTAAAGAAAATGCCAGTTACAACATAACAGATTTAGCCTTTCACCCCACCGATGGCCACATCTACTCGATCAGTAATGGCTCCGTCGGTAAGCTGCTCAGAATAGATGCTACAACCGGCGAAGCAACAGATCTAGGGACTGTGATCACCTCTAGTGGCAGTAATTTCATCTTTGGCGCACAGTTCTTTGATCCCAATGGCAACCTATATGTAAGTAACAACAGCAACGGTAATATCTATAAAGTTAATGTCAATGATGCCTCCCCAAGTACTGTGCTATTTGCTTACGGACCGGCATCATCAAGTAATGACGGCGCAAGATGTGCTTTAGCAGAGGTCATCGTTGGAGATTCAGTCGACTTTGGTGATGCGCCAGATTCTTACGGCACATTATTAACATCAAACGGTGCTCGACATGCCATAAGCGACGAGCTGTACCTTGGGGCTTCAGTTGATAATGAATCAGATGGGTATGCCTCGCCATTATCAGATGACGTCAATGACGGCTCTGATGATGAAGACGGTGTGGTAATGCCTACCGGCTTTGAACTTGGTGAAACCGCTATTTTACTAGTGACCGCTACAGGCAGTGATGGCTACCTTAATGCATGGTTTGATTGGAACCAAAATGGCAATTTTGATCTAGAAGAACAGATCATTCTCGGTGAACCACTCGACAACGGTTTAAATACCATCACAGTTGCGGTACCTAGCTGGGCGAAAGAGGGTCCAACTTGGGCACGCTTCCGTTTAAGTACTCAGCAAGATATTGCTGCGACAGGGGGCGTTGGAGATGGTGAGGTCGAAGACTATGCAGTAACGTTGACAGAAACAGGCGTGACCATCAACTATTACCCTTCATCATCAACCTATACAACACTTGCTTATGAGGATCTTTATCCTGACCAAGGTGACTTTGATATGAATGACGTGGTTGTGCAACTGCGGATCACCGAGTATGTCAAAGACAACAAAGTGAGACGCATTGGTTTTGATGCACAGTTAGCGGCAATGGGCGCAGCCTATCACAATGGTTTTGCTGTGCACCTTCCCGGTGTGAGTAGCAACAAAATCAAAGAATCTCTTATTAGTTGGACTATTGACGATATAGTCCAACTAGAGTCACCTTTAGAGGCGGGGCAGACCAACGCTGTATTTATCTTTACCCAAGATCTATCCGATTTCGTCACGCTTGAGCAAGGCTGCGAATATCTAAGAACCGAAACAGGTTGTGAAAGTGCCTTTAGAACGACTTGGTCACTTGAGATCCCATTTGAAACCCCGGTATCAGAAAGCCTCATACCCGCTTTCCCCTATGACCCATTTATCTTTGCCACTCCCAACACAGATCATGGTCTCGCCGCTAAAAATGCTGTTGGTGCTAATCCTGGTCGTCAACTAGAAGTGCATCTTAAGAATCAAGCACCGACAGATAAGTTCTCCAGCAATTATTTTGGCTACAGAGAGGACGCTTCCAACCCAAGTGCTGGCCAGTACTTTCAAAATGAAAACGGCATGGCTTGGGCGATTGAAATCCCGGTCGATTGGAAACATCCAAAAGAGAAAGAACGCTTAGATAATGCCTATACCGAATTTGTCGATTTTGCAGCCGACAGCAGCGGTGCCACCAACCCAACTTGGTATGAAAATGCTAACCAAGCACTTATCTTTAACGATTAA
- a CDS encoding DUF2955 domain-containing protein, whose product MSDSIREQEPIAAANKELLDEAIYTRRVLRFTLGIGLAVAVSSIWAWPLAFIVPVFVAKFLVDRQEPTVQTVYELLISMICTIAIAWLVSFGPTQYPLVLLPLLAMMMLWGYYLFSSPKWNFFATILIVATLLLPYLGLLQPGASLMVGVGLSFSGVVAVSIFALLHVLLPDLSPERELLAGAEQSHDERTHEAFRALILAFPVISFFYFLEISGALLTMIFIAILSLQAAGAKSIKVSLFLLITNGIGGVLAIVFYNLLTIVPELPFYIGMAMLAALFFGQKIYADPAKAPLFAGILSALLVVVGSTVSSTDKDVAINFYLRILQLFFVGVYMVFASFYLESRDWKFLKKRNSL is encoded by the coding sequence ATGTCAGATAGTATCCGTGAGCAGGAGCCTATTGCTGCTGCCAATAAGGAGCTACTTGATGAGGCTATTTATACTCGCAGAGTCCTTAGGTTTACCTTAGGGATTGGTCTTGCTGTTGCGGTTTCTTCTATCTGGGCTTGGCCGCTAGCGTTTATCGTGCCAGTTTTTGTCGCCAAGTTTTTGGTTGATAGACAAGAGCCGACAGTGCAAACGGTCTACGAGCTACTCATCTCGATGATTTGTACCATCGCCATTGCGTGGCTAGTAAGTTTTGGTCCGACGCAATATCCTCTGGTATTGCTACCCTTATTAGCGATGATGATGCTTTGGGGGTATTACCTTTTTAGTAGCCCTAAATGGAACTTCTTCGCCACGATTCTCATTGTAGCGACGCTATTATTACCTTACTTGGGACTATTGCAGCCAGGTGCATCACTAATGGTCGGTGTGGGACTGAGCTTTTCTGGAGTGGTTGCCGTTAGCATCTTTGCATTACTGCATGTTTTACTGCCTGACCTTTCTCCAGAGAGAGAGCTGTTGGCTGGGGCGGAACAAAGTCATGATGAGCGAACCCATGAAGCATTTCGAGCGCTGATCCTAGCATTTCCTGTCATCAGTTTTTTCTATTTTCTAGAGATCTCCGGTGCGTTACTCACCATGATCTTTATTGCAATCTTGTCATTGCAGGCGGCAGGGGCAAAGAGCATTAAAGTCAGTCTGTTTTTGCTGATCACTAATGGCATTGGTGGCGTGCTGGCGATTGTTTTTTATAACCTATTAACCATAGTACCTGAACTGCCATTCTACATAGGAATGGCGATGCTTGCCGCGCTGTTCTTCGGCCAAAAAATATACGCTGATCCCGCCAAGGCTCCTTTGTTTGCGGGCATTTTATCTGCACTCCTAGTAGTAGTGGGCTCGACAGTATCTTCTACAGACAAAGATGTAGCGATCAATTTTTACCTTAGAATATTGCAGCTTTTCTTTGTTGGTGTGTACATGGTATTTGCTTCTTTCTATTTAGAGTCAAGAGATTGGAAGTTTTTAAAAAAGAGAAACTCGCTTTAA